Within Haliaeetus albicilla chromosome 29, bHalAlb1.1, whole genome shotgun sequence, the genomic segment agccccccaaacTGACCCACGGCACCCCAAAACTGacccacagccccccaaactgacccacagccccccaaaacTGACCCAtggcaccccaaaaccaccccacagccccccaaaacTGACCCAAACCTGACtcacagccccccaaaaccaccccacagccccccaagCTGACCCACAGCACCACCTAGTCCCCCCCTaactgccccacagcccccccccactgccccatggcaccccaaaccaccccgcagccccccaaaaccaccccacaGCACCACCTAGCCCCCATaactgccccacagcccccctaTAACTGCCCCATGGCACCCCAaactgccccacagcccccccaaactgACCCAtagtgcccccccagccccccaaaactgccccaaacccaccccacaGCACCACCTACCCCCCCATAACTGCCCCATGGCACCCCAAaccgccccccagcccccccaaactgccccccagccccccgtaactgccccccagccccccatcTCTCCCCCAAACTACCCCACAACCCCCCcctcgtgtcccccccccaggctgcagctggtggCCGATGCCCAGGCGCTGATGGCGGCGCTGGAGCTGGCCCCCGACCCTTTCTTCGGGGTGATGGGCCCGGGGCTGCCCAGCCCCACGGAGCTGCCCCAGGTACCGCCCCACGGCTCTGCCCCACGGagccccccccaccaccacttTGGGCCccccccacatctcccccccgccccgttcccCCCCTCCTCAGGTGCAgcggctgctggaggaggcccCCCCCGTGGAGATCCTGCCCCCCGTGGGTGAGTTCTGCCCCCCaagtgtggggctggggggggcaaaCCCCCCCTGACCCAcacattcccccccccaaaccccttctttcttccccagcGCCCCCCCCGACGGTGTCGCCCGAAAAAATCACCCTGCGGGAGCCCGAGCCCATCGTCCTGCCGGCCCTCGAGGTGGGGCTGccccatggcggggggggtggggaagttgtggggctgccccacagcctggTTGGGGGGGGAAGTTGTGGGGCTGCCCCATAGCGATGTGGGGCGCAGGAGGAGCTGCCGGAGGTGACGGcgcgggagctgcagctcctgaTGGAGGTGGAGGGCGAGCTGCTGCCCCCCGGTGCGGGCacttggggggcaggggggcacttggggggcagagggggtacttgggggaagaagggggcacttggggggcaggagggggcacttggggggtacttgggcaggagggggcacttgggggaaaagggggcacttggggggcaggggggtacttgggggcaggaggaggcacttggggggcaggggggtacttggggggcaggggggtacttgggcaggaggggggcacttggggggcggaagggggcacttggggggcagagggggtacttgggggaagaagggggcacttggggggcaggagggggcacttggggggcagagggggcacttggggggcagaagggggcacttggggggcagagggggcacttggggggtacttgggcaggagggggcacttgggggaaaagggggcacttggggggcaggggggtacttgggggcaggaggaggcacttggggggcaggggggtacttgggggaaaagggggcacttggggggcaggggggtacttgggggcaggaggggggcacttggggggcaggggggcacttgggcaggaggggggcacttggggggcggaagggggcacttggggggcaggggggtacttggggcaggagggggcacttggggggcaggggggcacttggggggcaggaggggggcacttgggggaagaagggggcactggggggcagggggctgttggggggggctggaggaACTTGTGGGGCACACGGGGCAGCTTAGGGGCTACTTGTGGGTCTGGGGGCTACTTGTGGGGctcagggcgggggggggggtcccagccccacgGCGCCGCTGCCCCGGCCCCACAGCAGAAGAAATCCCGGAGGTGCCGGCgccacccccgccccccggtGAGCGCCtgtggggcagagaaaggggggggggcacttATGGGGCAGCCCCAACCCccccctctgtccccccccccagccctgagaCCCCCCGAGGAGCCCACCCTGCCCCCGCCACCCCCCGAGGTCAGttgtggggcagccgtggggcagccgtggggcagagTTGGGGGGCAcacgcgccccccccccccaacccccctcccgccgccccagGTGCCCCCCCCTCGTCGCCGCCCGCCCCACCTcgacccccagccccaaatccCCCAGGACCGTTTCAAGGCCCAACTGCTGCGGCCCCGCGGCCACTGCCGCCCCCTGGTGAGTTGGGGGGCAGCGCCGCGACCCCCAACCTCCGCCCAGGGGCGACCCacacatttccccccccccccaggtgctgCTGGAGCCCCCCCACGAGCGACGCCGCCCCCCCGGCGAGCTGCTGCGCGCCCCCACTTGCGGTGAGcgccggaccccccccccccaaaaaaaaaaataaatgtgggtCCGGCCCTGCCCCACACATCCCCGTCCTGCCCCACAGGGTGGCTGCCCCCCGACTTGTGGGGCCTGTGGGGGCGCTGCGCccgcccgcgcccccccccgccgccggcccccccgGAGCTCCCCAGTGAGGTGGAGgtgagggaccccccccccaaaaaaaagaattgtgtcCGCCCCCCTCCCGCCTCGCCGTGGGGCGGACGGCTCAGGCGTGTCCCGGCCCCACAGGTGCTGCGGGAGGCGCTGGAGCCCAGCCTGCCGGCCCTGCCCTCCTCGGGTGAGCGACCCACGGCGGCCGTGGGGCGGCTGTGGGGCGGTTGTGGGGCGCTATGGGGTGGTTGTGGGGCAGTTGTGGGGTGCTATGAGGTGGTTGTGGGGCAGTTGTGGGGTGCTATGAGGTGGTTGTGGGGCAGTTGTGGGGTGCTATGGGGCGGTTGTGGGGCGCTATGGGGCGGTTGTGGGGcgctgtggggtgctgtggggcgGTtgtggggtgctatggggtggTTGTGGGGCGGttgtggggtgctgtggggcgGTTGTGGGGCGGTTGTGGGGCGCTGTGGGGCGGTTGGGTGCTATGGGGCGGTTGTGGGGCGCTGTGGGGCGGttgtggggtgctgtggggcgGTTGTGGGGCGGTTGTGGGGCGCTATGGGGTGGTTGTGGGGCAGTTGTGGGGTGCTATGAGGTGGTTGTGGGGCAGTTGTGGGGTGCTATGGGGCGGCCGTGGGGCACTGTGGGGCAGTTGTGGGGTGCTATGAGGTGGTTGTGGGGCGGTTGGGCGCTATGGGGCAGTtgtggggtgctatggggtggttgtggggtgctgtggggcgGTTGTGGGGCGCTATGGGGTGGTTGTGGGGCAGTTGTGGGGTGCTATGAGGTGGCTGTGGGGCGGTTGGGCGCTATGGGGCGGTTGTGGGGCGCTATGGGGCGGTTGTGGGGCGGttgtggggtgctgtggggcgGTTGTGGGGCAGTTGTGGGGCGCTATGGGGCGGTTGTGGGGCGCtgtggggtgctatggggtggTTGTGGGGCGGttgtggggtgctgtggggcgGTTGTGGGGCGGTtgtggggtgctatggggtggTTGTGGGGCGGTTGTGGGGTGCTATGGGGCGGTTGTGGGGCGCtgtggggtgctatggggtggTTGTGGGGCGCTGTGGGGCGGTTGTGGGGTGGTtgtggggtgctatggggtggttgtggggtgctgtggggcgCTGTGGGGCGGTTCTGGGGCGCTGTGGGTCGTTATGGGGTGGCTGTGGGTCACTATGGGGCACTGTCGGTCACTACAAACCACCTTAAGTGGCTGTGGGTCGCTATGGGGCAGGTgtggggcagcagggatggcCGTGGGGCGGCTGTGGGTCGCTGTGGGtccacacccaccccccccgtcTCCCCCCCCAGAGATTTCCCTGGAGATCACGGAGGAGGAGCTCCGGCCCCGGCTGCTGCCCCCCGAGGAGCGGCGGTGAGTGCGAGACCCACACTTGGGGGGCAGGACGGGTTGTGCGTGACTTGGGGGGCAGCCCCTCACCTCCGCCCCacagccccccgcccccgccgccccccccggcgcTGCCCGAACTCCCCGAACGCCCCGAACCGGAGCtgcccccggccgccgcccTGGACACGCCCGCCCTGCGCAGGtcagcgcccccccccccgaccccgcCCGCCGTGGGGCGGCATcgtcccgcccccccccccccccatgtagCGCGATTGGTCGTCCGTCcgtctgtcccccccccacagGCTGGTGGCGGCGGAGGCGCGGCGGGTGGGGGGGACGGAGCTGGGGGCCTTGGTCCCCCCTGGCGCCCCCCGCAGCCTGGTGGGGCGGCTCTTCTACCTCTGCTTGGGTGAGTTGGGGGGCAGCCCCACACTTGGGGGGCAGCCCCACACTTGGGGGGCAGCCCCACGCGTGGGTCGCGCGTCGCCtacgaccccccccccccaccacgtAGCGGGTCCCCCTCCGCTTCGCCCCTGCCCCGGGGAGGggtccctctcctcctgccgTGGGGCTGCCCCCCAAGTGTGGGGCTGCCCCCCAAGTGTGGGGCTgacccccggctcccccccccccagagctgTGCGGCGCCGGGTGGCTGCGGCTGGAGCAGGCTCAGCCCTACGGCCCCATCGCCGTGGGGCCGGGCCCCCGCGGGCCCCCCCCGATGTCGCCCCCCGCCGtggggcgggagggggccgCCCCTCCCCCACACCATTAAAACCGCGGGAGGGGGGCGTGGCCCCCCCCACGCCCACGCCCGCCTCTGCCTCGCGGCTTTTATTGGCTCGCCGCCGCGGCGACGTCATCGCGCTGACCTCACCGCCGACGCGGCCGTGGTGATGACGTCACCACGGTGACCTCACCGCCGACACGGCCACAGCGATGACATCACCACGGTGACCTCACCACCGACATGGCCACGGTGATGATATCACCATGGTGATCGCACGCCGACACGGCCAGGGCAGTGACATCACCACGGTGACCACGCcgacacagccagggcagtgaCGTCACCGCGGTGACCTCACGCCGACACGGCCGTGGCAATGACATCATGGCGCCGACATCGCCGCGGCGCCCCGGCATCAACAGGTTCCTGGGGTGTCGGCcaggccctgggggggggggggcggggagcggctGTGAGGTCACTGGGCGTGGCAGTGGTGGCGATGACATcacagggaggaaggggaggggcGTCCAGCAGGAGttgggtggggtgggtgggtgtggtTGGGGGGTGGGGCAGTATTTGGGGGGCGGGGCTGTAGATGTGGGGCAGAGCTATCAGGGTGGGGCTGTACTGGGGGCGGAGCTTTGTTGGGTGGGGCAGGGCAGTACATGGGGGCGGGGCTGTAGGTGCAGGGTGGGGCAGTAGGTGTGGGGCAGTACTTGGGGTGGGGCAGTACTGGGGGTGGAGCCGGAGGTGTGGGGTGGGGCAGTACTGGGGGTGGGGCTGTAGGTGTGGGGCGGAGCTATCTGTGGGGTGGGGCTGTACTTGGGGGTGGAGCTATAGCTGTGGGGCGGGGCTCACCATGGCCCGCCGCAGGCGGGCGGCGTCGCCGGGGGGCAGCTGGGCCAGGCCCCCCCCGAAGGCCGTGGGGCAGCTGCCCCACACGTCCCGCAGCAGGTCCACCAGCCCCGCCTCCAGCTCTGGGGCGGGGTGGGCAGTGGTGAGAccccgccccctccgccccgcGGCCACACCCAAGACCCCCCAActaccccccagccccacacctcACCCCCCACCGACCCCCAAGtagccccccaaacccccccagccccacacttCACTCCGTGGCCCCCAAgta encodes:
- the REC8 gene encoding meiotic recombination protein REC8 homolog, which produces MFYYPEVLRRRTGCFGTVWYGRGGGVPGWVWLLFGVNPSDFGCPPPRLAATCSWRLLPRDYLSVDVPRAWYGGHVGRGAEPSRPRPAHPFSPPAAAATPPLPSSPRPTLFSPPLFVLSAAVEAFVIGRGGWEVPPPPAGAPPPRCSLYLAALLQLGLARVYRRQCGWLLEEAAQVLGRLQRARPPPNIDLSPPRRLQLVADAQALMAALELAPDPFFGVMGPGLPSPTELPQVQRLLEEAPPVEILPPVAPPPTVSPEKITLREPEPIVLPALEEELPEVTARELQLLMEVEGELLPPALRPPEEPTLPPPPPEVPPPRRRPPHLDPQPQIPQDRFKAQLLRPRGHCRPLVLLEPPHERRRPPGELLRAPTCGWLPPDLWGLWGRCARPRPPPPPAPPELPSEVEVLREALEPSLPALPSSEISLEITEEELRPRLLPPEERRPPPPPPPPALPELPERPEPELPPAAALDTPALRRLVAAEARRVGGTELGALVPPGAPRSLVGRLFYLCLELCGAGWLRLEQAQPYGPIAVGPGPRGPPPMSPPAVGREGAAPPPHH